Below is a window of Streptomyces genisteinicus DNA.
GTCTGCTCGGCGAGGCGGGCCGGTTCGACGACGCCGTGGCGGCGGATGCGCAGCAGCAGCCAGCCGGCCGCCGGGAGCAGGTCGCCGTATCCGGCGCGGGCGGTGATCTTCTCGTAGATCCGCTTCCTGCCGTCCCGGGAGCCGAGGACGGACAGGGCTCGGGCGACCTCGTCGTGGGAGGAGCGCTCGACCGGGTTGGAGGCGAGCGTCTGGCTGGTGTCGGGCGCGGTGACCGAGCCGCGCAGCTTGTCCTCCTTGAGGAACCAGGCGACCACGAAGGCGAGGACCACGACCGGCACGGCGTAGAGGAAGACGTCCGTGATGGACGTCGCGTAGGCGTGCACCACCGGTGCGCGGAGCTGGGCGGGCAGTTCCGCGATCGCCCGCGGGTCGGCCGCCAGCTCCGCCGCGCCCGCGCCGGGCGGCACCTGCTGCCCCGCGAGCGCGTCGGAGAGCTTGGTCTCCAGCCGGTTGGTGAAGACGGTGCCGAAGATCGCGACGCCGAAGGAGGCCCCGATGGACCGGAAGAACGTGGCGCCCGAGGTGGCCACGCCCAGGTCCTCGTAGCCGACGGAGTTCTGCACGACGAGCACCAGGACCTGCATGACCAGGCCGAGCCCGGCGCCGAAGACGAAGAAGCAGAGGCCGAGCTGCCAGTCGGAGCTGTCCTCGGTGAGCAGGTGGAGCAGGAGGAGGCCGATCGCGGTGACGGCGGTGCCGGCGATCGGGAAGACCTTCCACCGCCCGGTGCGGCTGACGAGCTGGCCGGAGACGGTGGAGGTGAGCAGCATGCCGAACACCATGGGCAGCATGTGGACGCCGGACATCGTCGGCGACACCCCGCGCACGATCTGGAGGAACGTCGGCAGGTAGGTCATCGCGCCGAACATGGCGAAGCCGATGATGAAACTGATGACGGCGACGAGCGTGAAGGTGCGGATCCGGAACAGCTTCAGCGGCAGCACCGGTTCGGCCGCCCGGCGCTCCACGGCGACGAACGCGACCAGCAGCACCGCGCCGAGCACGGCCAGTCCGATGATCTGCGGCGAGCCCCAGGCCCAGGTCGTGCCGCCGAGCGAGGCGACGAGGACGAGGCAGGTGGCGACGGAGGCGATGAGGAACGTGCCGAGGTAGTCGATGGTGTGCCGCTGGGACCGGACGGGGATGTGGAGGACGGCGGCGATGACGAGCAGGGCGACGACGCCGACCGGCAGGTTGATGTAGAACACCCAGCGCCAGTCGAGGTGTTCGGTGAAGAAGCCGCCGAGCAGCGGCCCGAGCACGCTGGTCGCGCCGAACACGGCGCCGAAGAGGCCCTGGTAGCGGCCGCGCTCGCGGGGCGGGACGATGTCGCCGACGATCGCCATGGAGAGCACCATCAGACCGCCGCCGCCGAGGCCCTGGAGGGCGCGGAATCCGATGAGCTGGGGCATGTTCTGCGCCATGCCGCACAGGGCGGAGCCGATGAGGAAGATGACGATGGCGGCCTGGAAGAGCTTCTTGCGCCCGTACTGGTCGCCGAGCTTGCCCCACAGGGGTGTGGCCGCGGTCGAGGCGAGCAGGTAGGCGGTCACCACCCAGGAGAGGTGGTCCATGCCGCCGAGTTCGCTGACGATCGTCGGCAGGGCGGTGGCGACGATGGTCTGGTCGAGTGCGGCGAGCAGCATGCCCAGCAGCAGGGCGCCGATGGCGACGAGTACGGCGCGCGGGCTGTGCCCCTCGCCGGGTGCGTGGGGTGCCGGTGCGGAGCTGACGTCCTGGGCCATGCCGCGTCTCCTTTGCGCCATCGGGATGCGCTTCCCATCCATCGTGGTGGGTGCGCCCGCTTATGGCCTGCCGGGAGATCCGCCGGTGGGCGGCGGTCCGCGCACCTCAATCGCCGGGATCCGGACGCTGCCGTGGGGTGGGTCACATGCACGCTGCATAATTTGCGGCATTCCAAGGGGAGGGGACCGGCCATGACCGGAAACACATGCCAGGAGTGCGGCAGACCGCGGGCCGCGGACGGCGGCACGGGGGCCGTGTGCGGCTGCGAGGGCGCCGCGGGGGGCGGCGGCCGCGGGGCCGGGCCGCAGGCCCGTCCGGGCCGCGGGCGTTCGACGGCGGAGGAGATCGCGGCGGCGGAGGACTTCGATCCGCTGCGCATCCGCCCCTACGTGACGCTGGAGGCGCTGGACACGTCCGACGGGCCGGCGGACGGCGGTCGCGCCGCGTCCGGCACGCCGGGGCCCGCCGGTCACCTGCCGGGCGTGGACGCGCACGGCGCGCATCCCCCGGTGACGGCCGGCCCGGACGGTCACGGCGGCGGCCCCGCCGGCCCGTACGCCGGGGCCGCGCACGGGCCGTACGCGCACGGCGCCGCACCGGGCCCGCGCGGGCCGGGTGCGCACGGACCGCTGCCGCACGGCACCGGCGGGGAGGGCGATCACCCGACGGCCGTACTGCGCCCGGTCGCCGCCCCGCTGCCCGCCGAGGTGCCGGCCCCGGCGGACGCGACCCAGGAGCTTCCCCCGCTCACCGCCGGGCCGGCCGCCCCGGGAGCGGCTCCGGCGCCGCGGCGGTCGCGGCGCCGGGGGGCCGTGGCGCTGGCGGCGGCCGCGGCCTTCGCGGTCGCGGGGACGGCCGCCTACGCCTCGGGGCTGTTCGACGGCGGCGAGGACAGGGACCGGGTGTCCATGCCGGACCGGGGGAACGGTCCCAGCCTCGTCGTGGGGCCCGACGCCCCGCTGGATCCGCCGTCCCCGACGGCCTCCCCGTCGGCCTCCGCCTCACGGACGGCGAAGCCCTCGCCGTCCGCGTCCGCCTCCTCCTCGCCCACGGCCTCCGCGTCGGCGTCGGCGAGCCGCTCCGCCCCGGCGAGCAGCGCTCCGGCGCAGCCGCCGGCGCCCACGCCGACGGCGCAGGTCACCGGCACGGTGTCCGAGGAGCCCCCCGGCGGCTCCCAGGGCACCCTGCGGCTCGGCGACACCGGCTCCGACGTGCGGGAGCTCCAGCTGCGGCTCCAGGAGATCTGGCTGTACCCGCGGGACTGGCAGACCAACGGCGTCTTCGACACGAACCTGGAGAACTCGGTCAAGGTCTTCCAGTGGGACCGCGGGATCAAGGGCGACCCGCTGGGCGTCTACGGTCCGCAGACCCGGCGCGCGCTGGAGGAGGAGACGAGGGAGCCCCGGCGGCGGTAGGCCGTGGAGCCGGGGACGGAGCGGGCCGGGGCGGGGCGGGGGCGTACGGACGGACGGAGCGCGGGCGGACGGAGCCGGTACGGACGGAAGCGGCGGGGCGCGGGCCGACTCGGCAGGGGCGGTGCCGGCGGGTCCGAGGCCGGCGGGGGTGGTGCCGGCGGGGGCGGAGTTGGCAGGGACGTCCACTTTTTGTATCGTGAAGGAACAAAGTGGTTCCGCCCGTACTCCCTGACCGGCGGGCGAAGCCGCTTGTCCTCTTTGCCCGCGCCCCGCGCCTCTGGAGCCCCACCGATGCAGGCCACTTCCCCCGTCCTCACCGCCCGGGCCGTCCTCCTCGACATGGACGGCACCATCGTCAACTCCGACGCGGTGGTGGAACGCTGCTGGCGGGCGTGGGCCCTGCGGCAGGGTCTCGACCCGGCCGAGGTGCTGAAGGTCGTCCACGGCCGGCAGGGTCACGCGACGATGGCGATCCTCCTCCCGAACCGCCCGGCGGCGGAGAACCACGCCGACAACCGGGAACTCCTCGCCCAGGAGACCGCCGACGTCGAGGGCGTCGTCCCCGTCGGCGGCGCCCCTGCCTTCATGGCGGCCCTCGCCGGATTTCCCCACGCGCTGGTGACCTCGGCGGACGCCGCCCTCGCCACCGCCCGGATGAACGCGGCCGGCCTGCCGATGCCGGCGGTGCGGGTGACCGCGGAGAGCGTGGGCGCCAGCAAGCCCGACCCCGAGGGCTTCCTCAAGGGCGCCGCCGAGCTCGGCTACGCGCCCGCCGACTGCGTCGCCTTCGAGGACTCCGAGGCGGGCATCGCGGCGGCCCGCGCCGCCGGCATGCGCGTGGTCGGCGTGGGACCCCGCGCCGCCGCGTTCGCCCCCGATCTGCACGTCGCGGACCTGGACGGCCTCAGCCTGACCGCACACGCGGACGGCACCGTCGAACTGCGCGCCGCATAGGCGCGGGGGCCCGCACCCCCACCCCGTACGGCTCCCCGCGGCTCCCCGCCGGGAGCCGTTCGCATGCCGGTGGGCACGGACGCGCCGCGCCCCGGGCCCTCAGCCCCCGGCCGCGGAGTCCACGCCGTCGCGGTGGAGCCTGCCGCGGGTGACGAGTTCCAGCACCACCGCCACGGCCACCGCCTGAACGGCTATCAGGGCCACCAGGACGAACAGCTGCACCGCCCCCGCCTCGACCGGTGACGCGCCGCCGAGCAGCATGCCGACGAACGCGCCCGGGAGGGTGACGAGCCCGACGGTCCTGGTCTGGTCGAGCCCGGGCAGCAGGGCGTCCGACGCGGGCTCCCGCGCGACCTCCATCCGGGCGTCGCGGTCCGGGAGCCCGAGCGCCAGACCGGCCTCCACCTCGCCGCGGCGCTGCGCCAGTTCGTCGAGCGCGCGCCGGCCCCCGAGCACGGTCGCGGTGAGGGCGCCGCCGATCAGGATGCCGGTGACGGGGACGAGGGCGATGCCCTTCACGGGGACGAGTCCGGTCAGCAGCAGGGCGGCGACGACCGGCACCACCCCGGCGGCGATGGGGGCCGCGGCCCACCACCAGGTGGCGTTGCGGGTGACGCGGCGGCCCGCGGTCCGCACGGCGACGCCGTACATCAGGAACAGGAAGCCGAGGAGCAGCGGAAGCGACTCGACGACCAGGCCGATCACCAGGGACACGGCGGTGAGCTGGAGGGCGGCCCGCACGCCGGCGACGACGATCCGGCGGGAGCGGCCGAGGCGGGCGAGGGCCGCGACCGTGGCGGCGACGGCGAGCAGGACCGCCAGTACGGCCCCGAGGGTGACGTTGACCGGCAGCAGCACGACCGCAACCCTACGCCCGTGAAGGGATCGTGGCGGCTCGTCAGAACCCTTGATGTGACGTGCCCATGTCGTCACCCTGTTACCTGGCGCCCATCCCCGTGCAACCTGGCGCCGCCAGCATGGCCACGCCCCCGAGGGCATCTCCGGGCGCCGGACGGCGTGCGGGGAGGTCAGGTTCCCCCCACTTCAAGGAGTTCGCATGTCTCGTGTCTACGCGCGTCACCTCCGCCGTACCGCCGTGGCCGTCGCCGCGTCCGCGCTCGCCGCCACCGGTCTGCTGGCCACCGCCCCCGCCGCGCAGGCGGCACCGCCCACGCCCGTCAGCGCCGCCACCGCCCGCAGCTACCTGAGCCAGCTGACCGTCGCCGCCGAGGGTTCGTCCTCCGGTTACAGCCGCGACCTGTTCCCGCACTGGATCACCCAGTCCGGCGCCTGCAACACCCGCGAGGTCGTCCTCAAGCGCGACGGCTCGAACGTGCAGCAGGACTCCAGCTGCGCGGCGGTCAGCGGCAGTTGGTTCTCGCCCTACGACGGCGCCACCTGGTCCGCGGCCTCCGACGTCGACATCGACCACGTCGTCCCGCTGGCCGAGGCCTGGCGTTCCGGCGCGAACTCCTGGAGCACCTCGACGCGCCAGGCGTTCGCCAACGACCTGACCCGCCCGCAGCTGATAGCCGTCACCGACAACGTCAACCAGTCCAAGGGCGACCAGGACCCGGCCGACTGGATGCCGTCGGTGTCCTCGTACCGCTGCGTGTACGCCCGGATGTGGGTGCACACGAAGCACCACTGGAACCTCAAGGTGGACTCCGCCGAGAAGAGCGCGCTCCAGTCGGTCCTGAACGGCTGCTGACCCGCGCACACCCCGCGCGTCCCGAGCCCCGCGCACCCCGCGCGTCCCGGGCGGACCGGGGCGCGCGGGGGCGGCCGGGCTCCCGGAGCGGGGCGCCGGCGCAGCCGGCCGTGCGCGGAACGGCCCCGTTCGCGCCGTCGTTCCGTACCGTACGGAGCGGCCGCCCCGTACCGTGCGGAGCGCCGGAAGGGATGCGCCATGGCCGGCCTGAGGCTGGGACCGCTGCTGCGCCACGTGGACTGGGAGTCGGGCACGAGCGCGACGGTGTGGGTCGAGACCGACCGGGCCTGCACCGCCGAGGTCCGCTGCGACGGCGGGGCCGGCGGCTCGGCGCCGACCTTCCTCGTCGCCGGCCACCACTACGCGCTGGTCGTGGTGACCGGGCTGGCCCCGGGGTCCGCCGCCGCGTACGAGGTGCTGCTCGACGGCGAGCGGGTGTGGCCCCTCGCCGGCTCGCCGCTGCCGCCCAGCACCATCCGCACGCCGCCGGTCCCGGCGACCGGCGCGGTGGTCGCCTTCGGCTCCTGCCGGTGGGCCGCGCCCGCCGTCGACGAGTCCGACCCGGTCGGCCCCGACGTCCTCGACACCCTCTCCGCCCGGCTCGCCGCCGACCCGGACGGCGAGCGTCCGGACGTGCTCCTGCTCCTCGGCGACCAGGTGTACGCGGACGAGACGTCGGCCGGCACCCGCGACTGGATCGCCCGTCACCGGCGGGGCGCCGGCACCGGTGCCGGCGCCCCGCCCGACCAGGTCGCCGACTACGAGGAGTACACCCACCTCTACGACGAGTCCTGGGGAGACCCCGAGCTGCGCTGGCTGTTCTCCACCGTGCCCAGCTGCATGATCTTCGACGACCACGACGTCATCGACGACTGGAACACGAGCGCGGCCTGGGTGGCCGACATGCGGGCGACGTCCTGGTGGCACGAGCGGATCACCGGCGGTCTGATGTCGTACTGGGTCTACCAGCACCTCGGCAACCTCTCGCCCGCCGAGCTCGCCGAGGACGAGCTCTACGCGGCGGTGCGGGCCGCCGAGGACGGCACGGAGGTGCTGCGCGCGTTCGCCGAACGGGCCGACGCCGACCCGGCGTCGGTGCGCTGGAGCTACCGCAGGGACTTCGGCCGCACCCGGCTGCTGATGGTCGACACCCGGGCCGCACGGGTGCTGGACGAACAGCACCGGTCGATGCTGGACGCCGACGAGGCCGCATGGCTGCGGACGCAGGCCTTCGACGACCCGGGCGGCGTCGACCACCTGCTGGTCGGGACCTCGCTCCCGTGGCTGCTGCCCCCGATGGTCCACTTCGCCGAGGGCTGGCACGCCGCGCTCTGCCGCGGCGAACGCGGGCCCCGCTGGGCGCGCTTCGGCGAGTGGCTGCGGCGGCGGGCCGACCTGGAGCACTGGGCGGCGTTCACCGCCTCGTTCGGGCGGCTCACGGACACGGTCGCCGAGGTCGGGCGGGGCCCGGACGCCCCGGCCACGGTGTGCGTGCTCTCCGGCGACGTGCACCACGCGTACGTGGCGGAGCCCGAGTGGCCCGCCGGGCAGCAGCCGGACTCCCGCATCCTCCAGCTCACCTGCTCGCCGCTGCACAACTCGGTGCCCGCCGCCATAAGGGCCGGGTTCCGGTTCGGCTGGAGCCGGTTCGCCAAGGGGATCGGCCATCTCCTCGCACGGCACGGGAGGGTCGCGCGGCCGGTGGTCCGGTGGGAGCGGACCGGCGGGCCGTGGTTCGGCAACCAGCTGATGACCCTGACGCTGCGCGGCCGCACGGCGCGGCTGCGGCTGGAACGGGCACAGGCGGGCGCGAAGCGCGGGCGGCGCGGTACCGACCGGGCGGGAGCGCGGCTGACGGGTGTCCTCGACCGGGCACTGACGGACGGACGCTGACCGACACTGACGAACACCGGCGGACGCTGACGTTTACTGACGAACGCCAACGAACATCAACGAACACCGACACACGCTGACGGGACCTGACGGACGGAAGGCCACGGACCAAAAAAACTGACCACGGAGTGGGAACGTTCCCAACTCCCCTTCCCAGTGCAGAAGTTGACCGCATACTGAGGAACGGGAGCCGACAGGCCGCCACTCGTGCCCGACCCCGGGCACACCGTCATCGACCGTCACCGTGAGAGTCATTATTGAACTTGCAAGTATAAATAAGGTGCGCCTAACCTGAGGCTCCCGTCGGTACCGTCCCCACCGAAGGAGTCCCCCCATGCCCGTTCCGCCCACGTCCGGCCACCTGCACAGGGCGCAGCCCTACGCACTCGGCCTCTTCCGCATCGTCGTCGGTCTGCTCTTCGCCTGCCACGGCGTCGCCTCGCTCTTCGGCGTCCTCGGCCGCGACGGCTCCGTCGGCGCCGGCACCTGGCCCGGCTGGTACGCCGCGGTCATACAGCTCGTCGCCGGCGGTCTCGTCATGCTCGGCGTCGGCACCCGCAGCGCCTCGCTGGTCGCGTCCGGCTCGATGGCGTACGCCTACTTCGTCGTCCACCAGCCGGAGTCGCTGTTCCCGATGACCAACGGGGGCGAGGCCTCCGCCATGTTCTGCTGGGCCTTCCTGCTCCTGGTCTTCACCGGCCCCGGCGCGCTGGCGCTGGACTCCGTGTTCGGCAGGCGCACCACCGGTGATCCGGACCGCGCCGGACAGACGCCCGTCACCGTCTGACCGCTCGAACCGCCCGACCGCTCGAACACCCGGCGCGCGCCCGGCCCTTCACGAGGGGCCGGGCGCGCCCGCGTTCCCGTGTCCCCCATTTCCGCGATTCCGCGACTCCGCGTCCGCGTTCCGCATCCACCGCCGCGGGACCCCGGCTCCCCGCATCCGCCCACGCCGCGCGGGGGCGTCCCGCACGGAACCGTTCGCATGCCTGTCCTCCGCATTCCCGTGCCGTACGACATCCCGCCCCCCTGCGGATCCCGGCGACCCTCCTCCGCGTACGCTGTACAGCTGTCGAGCCGACCTGCCGCCCCGCGGCACGGCGGCCGTGTCGTCGAGCGGCCGGGGGGCCGGGCCGGGAGAGCCAAGGTGCTGGAGAGTCTCGGACCGCTGACCGCCAGTCCCTGGATCTACGCCGTCGTGGCGCTGTCCGTCCTGCTCGACGTCTTCCTGCCCGTGCTGCCCAGCGGCGTGCTCGTGATCACCGCGGCGACCGCGGCGGCCGCCGGCTCCACCGCCGGCGGCGGGGGCGTCGCCGGGGGGAACGTCCAGCAGGAAGTGCCCTCCCTGCTCGTGCTGCTGCTCTGCGCGGCGACCGCCTCCGTGCTCGGCGACCTGTTCGCCTACCGGCTGGCCCGGCGCGGCGGCGCCCGCTTCGACCGGGCCATCGCCCGCTCCCGCCGGCTGACCCGCGCACAGGAACGTCTCGGCATCGCCCTCGTCCGGGGCGGCGGGGCACTCGTCGTGGTCGCCCGCTTCGCCCCCGCGGGACGCTCGGTGGTGTCCCTCGGCGCGGGCGCGGCGCAGCGCAAGATCAAGGAGTTCCTGCCCTGGTCGGCGCTGGCCGGGCTGGTCTGGGCCGGTTACAGCGTCGGCCTCGGCTGGTTCGGCGGCCAGTGGCTCGGCGCGAGCTGGATCGGCGCGGCCGTCTCCGTGCTCGCGCTGTTCGGCGCCGGACTGCTGGCCGCCTACGTCATGCGGCGTCCGGCGCAGGCCGGGCGGCCTGCCGCGTAGCCGCGCCACGCACCTCCAGCCCGTCCAGCAGACGCTGGGTGGCCTCGGTGATCTCGGCGACGGCCCGGTCGAACACCTCCTTGTTGTGCGCGGCGGGCGCCCGGAAGCCGGACACCTTGCGCACGTACTGCAGGGCGGCTGCGTGCATGTCCTCCTCTGTGGCCTCCTCGGGGAGCACGGGCGGGCGGAGAGTCTTGATGCTGCGGCACATGCGTCCAGTGTGCCGCGCCCCACCGACAGCCCGCGAACGGCGGCCCGCCCCCGCTCCGGCGCTCCGCGGGGCCGTCCGTACCGGAGCCGGCGCGCGGACCCGCGCCCTCCGCCGGGGCCGGTCCGGGACCCGGGTCCGGACGGCCCGCCCGGGCCCCCGACCGGCGTCGGAGCGGCCGGACCGCCCGAGTAGAGTGCGGCTCCGACCCCTGCCCGCTCCCCCGAGGAACCCGACTCCGTGACGCCCGCACCTCCCCCGGCCCCCCGCCCAGCCGTCACCGTCGTCGGGATCGGGGCCGACGGCTGGCCCGGGCTCTCCGCCGCCGCCCTCGACGCGCTCCGGGACGCCGAGGTCGTCATCGGCGGCCCCCGGCAACTGGACCTGCTGCCCGGCGACTGCCGCGGTCTGCGGGTGCGCTGGCCCAGCCCGCTGCGCCCCGCCGTCCCCCGGCTGCTCGCCGAGCACGCGGGCCGCCGGATCGCCGTGCTCGCCAGCGGCGACCCCATGTACTACGGCATCGGCCGCGCCCTCACCGAGACACTGGGCGACGGCGCCCTGCGGGTGCTGCCCCACCCCTCCTCCGTCTCCCACGCCTGTGCGCGCCTCGGCTGGCCCGTCGAGGACACCGACGTCGTGTCCCTCGTCGGACGCCCCGCGGCACGGCTCGGCGCGGCGCTCCACGACGGCCGGCGCGTCCTCGTCCTCAGCGCCGGCGCCGGGACGCCCGCCGAGGTGGCGCGCCTGCTGCGGGAACGCGGCTGGGGCCCGAGCCGCGTGCGCGTCCTCGAACAGCTGGGCGCGGAGGGCGAACGCCTCGTCGACGGCACCGCCGACGACTGGGACGAGGCGCCCGGCGACCCGCTCAACGTCGTCGCCGTCGACTGCCGCCGCGCGCCCGGGACACCCCGGCTCGGTGTGGTCCCCGGACTCCCCGACGAGGCGTACGAGCACGACGGCCAGCTCACCAAGCGCCACGTCCGCGCGGCGACGCTCGCCGCGCTCGCCCCGGCCCCCGGGGAACTCCTCTGGGACGTCGGCGGCGGTTCGGGCTCCATCGCCGCCGAATGGTTGCGCGCCCACCGCGACTGCCGCGCCGTCACCGTCGAACGCGACCCCGCGCGCGCCGCACGCATCGCCCGCAACGCGGACGCGCTCGGTGTCCCGGCACTGCGCGTCGTCACCGGCGCCGCACCCGCCGCGCTCGCCGGTCTGCCGCGCCCCGACGCCGTCTTCATCGGCGGCGGCCTCACCGCCCCCGGCCTGCTCGACGCCTGCTGGGACGCGCTCCCCGCGGGCGGGCGCCTCGTCGCCAACACCGTGACCCTGGAGTCCGAGGCCCTGCTCGCCGAGCGGTACCGCGCCCACGGGGGCGAACTGGTGCGGCTCTCCGTCGCGCACGCCGTCCCCGTCGGCGGCTTCACCGGCTGGCGCCAGGCGATGCCCGTCACCCAGTGGTCCGCCACCAAGTCTGGAGAGATGTCATGACCGTGTACTTCATCGGCGCGGGCCCCGGAGCCGCCGACCTCATCACCGTCCGCGGCGCGCGGACGCTGGCGTCGTGCGGGGTCTGCCTGTACGCGGGCTCGCTGGTCCCCACCGAACTCCTCGCCGAATGCCCGCCCGGCGCCCGGCTCGTCGACACCGCCCGGCTCGACCTCGACGCCATCACGGCCGAACTCGTCCGCGCCCACGAGGAGGGCCACGACGTGGCCCGGCTGCACTCCGGCGACCCCTCGGTGTTCAGTGCCGTCGCCGAACAGATGCGCAGGCTGGACGCGGCCGGCATCCCGTACGAAGTGGTCCCGGGCGTGCCCGCGTTCGCCGCCGCGGCGGCCGCGCTGAAGCGGGAGCTGACCGTGCCGACGGTCGGCCAGACGGTCGTCCTCACCCGGATCTCCCAGCAGGCGACGCCCATGCCGGAGGGCGAGGACCTGGCGACGCTCGGGCGCAGCGGGGCGCTGCTCGTGCTGCACCTCGCCGTCCGGTACGTGGACCGCGTCGTCGACGAACTCCTCCCCCACTACGGCCCGGACTGCCCCGCGGCGGTCGTCGCCATGGCCAGCCGCCCCGACGAACTCGTCCTGCGCGGCACCCTGGAGGACATCGCGTCCCAGGTGAAGGCCGCGGGCGTGGTGCGCACGGCGGTCATCCTCGTCGGACGCACCCTGGGCGCGACGCAGTTCCGCGACAGCCACCTGTACTCGCCGGAGCGCGACCGGCACGTGTGCTGAGGCGCCGGGTCGGGCCGCAGGGGCCGGGGGTGGCCGGGGTCGCGGGGCGCCGGTGCGGGAGGGGGCGGAGGCACGGCCTCCGGCCGTGTCCCGCGGCGCCGGGGCCCGTGGGGGTCCCCGGTCCGCCCCGGGGGCACCGCCCGCGGCCGCCGGGCCTCAGGGGGACCTCGCATCCGCCCGCGCGCAGCAGGGGTGCCCGCGGCGGGCCCGTCGCAGGCCGGCGGCGGGCACCGGCTCCGGACCCGCCCCGCAGCGGCCCGCACCCCCGCGCGGAGCGCTACGCCACCCCGGAGCGCCCGACGACGACCCCCGCGCGGTCCACGCAGATCACGTCCACCGCGACCGGCGCCCCGCGCAGCACGGTGAGGGCCTCGTCCCGCGCGGCGGTGGCGACGAGGTCGCCCAGCGGGACCCCGGCCGCCTCGCAGAGGCGCAGCGCCGCCAGCCCCGTGTTCGCCGCGGCGATCTCCGCGACGAGCGCCGCGTCCGCCCCTCCCGTACGGGCAAGCTCCGCCAGGAACCCCTTGTCGACCTGGGAGCGCGCCGAGTGCAGGTCCAGGTGGCCCGCCGCGAGCTTGGACAGCTTGGCGAACCCGCCGCAGACGGTGAGGCGTTCGACGGGGTGCCGGCGCACGTACTTGAGGACCGCCCCCGCGAAGTCGCCCATGTCCAGGAGCGCGTCCTCGG
It encodes the following:
- a CDS encoding MDR family MFS transporter codes for the protein MAQDVSSAPAPHAPGEGHSPRAVLVAIGALLLGMLLAALDQTIVATALPTIVSELGGMDHLSWVVTAYLLASTAATPLWGKLGDQYGRKKLFQAAIVIFLIGSALCGMAQNMPQLIGFRALQGLGGGGLMVLSMAIVGDIVPPRERGRYQGLFGAVFGATSVLGPLLGGFFTEHLDWRWVFYINLPVGVVALLVIAAVLHIPVRSQRHTIDYLGTFLIASVATCLVLVASLGGTTWAWGSPQIIGLAVLGAVLLVAFVAVERRAAEPVLPLKLFRIRTFTLVAVISFIIGFAMFGAMTYLPTFLQIVRGVSPTMSGVHMLPMVFGMLLTSTVSGQLVSRTGRWKVFPIAGTAVTAIGLLLLHLLTEDSSDWQLGLCFFVFGAGLGLVMQVLVLVVQNSVGYEDLGVATSGATFFRSIGASFGVAIFGTVFTNRLETKLSDALAGQQVPPGAGAAELAADPRAIAELPAQLRAPVVHAYATSITDVFLYAVPVVVLAFVVAWFLKEDKLRGSVTAPDTSQTLASNPVERSSHDEVARALSVLGSRDGRKRIYEKITARAGYGDLLPAAGWLLLRIRRHGVVEPARLAEQTPVPLRAITDAARQIEGRGLARREGLDLLLTDEGALVAARLSDAREESLAELLGDWWGPDRPTDLIQLVRELNAELCGSDAEGPHDHVRQDHERPAAGYPRRH
- a CDS encoding peptidoglycan-binding domain-containing protein produces the protein MTGNTCQECGRPRAADGGTGAVCGCEGAAGGGGRGAGPQARPGRGRSTAEEIAAAEDFDPLRIRPYVTLEALDTSDGPADGGRAASGTPGPAGHLPGVDAHGAHPPVTAGPDGHGGGPAGPYAGAAHGPYAHGAAPGPRGPGAHGPLPHGTGGEGDHPTAVLRPVAAPLPAEVPAPADATQELPPLTAGPAAPGAAPAPRRSRRRGAVALAAAAAFAVAGTAAYASGLFDGGEDRDRVSMPDRGNGPSLVVGPDAPLDPPSPTASPSASASRTAKPSPSASASSSPTASASASASRSAPASSAPAQPPAPTPTAQVTGTVSEEPPGGSQGTLRLGDTGSDVRELQLRLQEIWLYPRDWQTNGVFDTNLENSVKVFQWDRGIKGDPLGVYGPQTRRALEEETREPRRR
- a CDS encoding HAD-IA family hydrolase, with amino-acid sequence MQATSPVLTARAVLLDMDGTIVNSDAVVERCWRAWALRQGLDPAEVLKVVHGRQGHATMAILLPNRPAAENHADNRELLAQETADVEGVVPVGGAPAFMAALAGFPHALVTSADAALATARMNAAGLPMPAVRVTAESVGASKPDPEGFLKGAAELGYAPADCVAFEDSEAGIAAARAAGMRVVGVGPRAAAFAPDLHVADLDGLSLTAHADGTVELRAA
- a CDS encoding ABC transporter permease, which translates into the protein MLLPVNVTLGAVLAVLLAVAATVAALARLGRSRRIVVAGVRAALQLTAVSLVIGLVVESLPLLLGFLFLMYGVAVRTAGRRVTRNATWWWAAAPIAAGVVPVVAALLLTGLVPVKGIALVPVTGILIGGALTATVLGGRRALDELAQRRGEVEAGLALGLPDRDARMEVAREPASDALLPGLDQTRTVGLVTLPGAFVGMLLGGASPVEAGAVQLFVLVALIAVQAVAVAVVLELVTRGRLHRDGVDSAAGG
- a CDS encoding HNH endonuclease family protein, with amino-acid sequence MSRVYARHLRRTAVAVAASALAATGLLATAPAAQAAPPTPVSAATARSYLSQLTVAAEGSSSGYSRDLFPHWITQSGACNTREVVLKRDGSNVQQDSSCAAVSGSWFSPYDGATWSAASDVDIDHVVPLAEAWRSGANSWSTSTRQAFANDLTRPQLIAVTDNVNQSKGDQDPADWMPSVSSYRCVYARMWVHTKHHWNLKVDSAEKSALQSVLNGC
- a CDS encoding alkaline phosphatase D family protein, whose translation is MAGLRLGPLLRHVDWESGTSATVWVETDRACTAEVRCDGGAGGSAPTFLVAGHHYALVVVTGLAPGSAAAYEVLLDGERVWPLAGSPLPPSTIRTPPVPATGAVVAFGSCRWAAPAVDESDPVGPDVLDTLSARLAADPDGERPDVLLLLGDQVYADETSAGTRDWIARHRRGAGTGAGAPPDQVADYEEYTHLYDESWGDPELRWLFSTVPSCMIFDDHDVIDDWNTSAAWVADMRATSWWHERITGGLMSYWVYQHLGNLSPAELAEDELYAAVRAAEDGTEVLRAFAERADADPASVRWSYRRDFGRTRLLMVDTRAARVLDEQHRSMLDADEAAWLRTQAFDDPGGVDHLLVGTSLPWLLPPMVHFAEGWHAALCRGERGPRWARFGEWLRRRADLEHWAAFTASFGRLTDTVAEVGRGPDAPATVCVLSGDVHHAYVAEPEWPAGQQPDSRILQLTCSPLHNSVPAAIRAGFRFGWSRFAKGIGHLLARHGRVARPVVRWERTGGPWFGNQLMTLTLRGRTARLRLERAQAGAKRGRRGTDRAGARLTGVLDRALTDGR
- a CDS encoding DoxX family protein → MPVPPTSGHLHRAQPYALGLFRIVVGLLFACHGVASLFGVLGRDGSVGAGTWPGWYAAVIQLVAGGLVMLGVGTRSASLVASGSMAYAYFVVHQPESLFPMTNGGEASAMFCWAFLLLVFTGPGALALDSVFGRRTTGDPDRAGQTPVTV
- a CDS encoding DedA family protein, producing the protein MLESLGPLTASPWIYAVVALSVLLDVFLPVLPSGVLVITAATAAAAGSTAGGGGVAGGNVQQEVPSLLVLLLCAATASVLGDLFAYRLARRGGARFDRAIARSRRLTRAQERLGIALVRGGGALVVVARFAPAGRSVVSLGAGAAQRKIKEFLPWSALAGLVWAGYSVGLGWFGGQWLGASWIGAAVSVLALFGAGLLAAYVMRRPAQAGRPAA
- a CDS encoding DUF2277 domain-containing protein, giving the protein MCRSIKTLRPPVLPEEATEEDMHAAALQYVRKVSGFRAPAAHNKEVFDRAVAEITEATQRLLDGLEVRGAATRQAARPAPDAA